A genome region from Flavobacterium sp. CFS9 includes the following:
- a CDS encoding superoxide dismutase yields MAFELPQLPYAYDALEPHIDARTMEIHHSKHHNAYTTNLNAAIAGTDLEGKTIENILINLDKSNAAVRNNGGGFYNHNLFWTVMSPNGGGLPTGDLLAAIEASFGTFEEFKAKFAKAGATQFGSGWAWLCVQKGGKLDVCGTPNQDNPLMPEVGCGGTPILGMDVWEHAYYLNYQNRRPDYIEAFFNVINWTEVARRFALEK; encoded by the coding sequence ATGGCTTTTGAATTACCTCAATTACCTTATGCATATGATGCATTAGAACCACATATTGATGCCCGTACAATGGAAATTCACCATTCAAAACATCATAATGCTTACACTACAAATCTTAACGCAGCGATCGCCGGAACAGATTTAGAAGGTAAAACTATCGAAAACATCTTAATCAACCTAGATAAATCAAACGCAGCAGTTCGTAACAATGGTGGAGGTTTTTACAACCACAACTTATTCTGGACTGTAATGTCTCCAAATGGCGGTGGATTACCAACAGGAGATTTACTTGCTGCTATCGAAGCTTCTTTTGGAACTTTTGAAGAATTTAAAGCAAAATTTGCTAAAGCCGGTGCTACACAATTTGGTTCAGGATGGGCTTGGTTATGCGTACAAAAAGGTGGAAAATTAGACGTTTGCGGAACTCCAAATCAAGACAATCCATTAATGCCGGAAGTTGGCTGTGGTGGAACTCCAATCTTAGGAATGGACGTTTGGGAGCACGCTTATTACCTAAACTACCAAAACAGAAGACCTGATTATATCGAAGCTTTCTTCAACGTAATCAACTGGACAGAAGTTGCAAGAAGATTTGCTTTAGAGAAATAG
- the pth gene encoding aminoacyl-tRNA hydrolase translates to MIKWMTKLFSSTQKEENTDYMKKYLIVGLGNIGAEYVNTRHNIGFKVLDFLAKKESLSFETVKLGALAEYKFKGRTFFLLKPNTYMNLSGKAVKYWMDKENIPLENILVITDDLNLSFGTIRIKPKGSDGGHNGLKNINLILNTQQYTRFRFGISDQFKKGQQVDYVLGEWDEEEKAKLPERLEVASEIIKSFGTAGLENTMTTFNGK, encoded by the coding sequence ATGATAAAATGGATGACAAAACTGTTTTCATCAACACAAAAAGAAGAGAACACTGATTATATGAAAAAATATTTAATCGTTGGATTAGGCAATATTGGTGCCGAATACGTAAATACACGACACAACATAGGCTTTAAAGTACTTGATTTTTTAGCAAAAAAAGAAAGCCTTTCTTTCGAAACCGTAAAACTGGGCGCTTTGGCCGAATATAAATTTAAAGGAAGAACCTTTTTTCTGCTCAAACCAAACACCTATATGAACCTGAGCGGTAAAGCCGTAAAGTACTGGATGGACAAAGAAAACATTCCATTAGAAAACATCTTGGTAATTACTGACGACCTAAACCTTTCTTTCGGAACTATCCGAATCAAACCAAAAGGCAGCGACGGGGGACACAACGGACTTAAAAACATCAATTTAATCCTAAACACACAACAATATACCCGTTTTAGATTTGGGATCAGCGATCAGTTCAAAAAAGGACAACAGGTAGATTATGTTTTAGGAGAATGGGACGAAGAAGAAAAAGCAAAATTACCGGAACGTTTAGAAGTCGCCTCAGAGATCATTAAATCTTTTGGCACCGCCGGTTTAGAAAATACCATGACTACTTTCAACGGAAAATAA
- a CDS encoding 50S ribosomal protein L25/general stress protein Ctc — MKSITIKGSERESVGKVSTKALRNAGAVPCVLYGGNQAVHFSADAAAFKNLVYTPNAHTVVIELGKGKSFTAILQDIQVHPVTDRILHIDFFQLFDDKEITMEVPVKIVGTSKGVLAGGVLRLNQRKLKVKALPKNLPDFVEADITPLEMGNKLYVTKVGSPEYKIMHPDNTVVCQVRISRAAMKAAQEAAKAAKAPAKGKKK, encoded by the coding sequence ATGAAATCGATTACAATTAAAGGATCAGAAAGAGAAAGCGTGGGCAAAGTGTCAACTAAAGCCTTACGTAATGCTGGAGCGGTTCCTTGCGTGTTATACGGAGGAAATCAGGCAGTACACTTCTCAGCAGACGCTGCAGCGTTCAAAAACTTGGTTTACACTCCAAACGCACACACAGTTGTGATTGAGCTTGGAAAAGGAAAATCATTTACAGCAATTCTACAAGACATCCAGGTTCACCCTGTGACTGACAGAATTTTACACATTGATTTCTTCCAATTATTTGATGATAAAGAAATCACAATGGAAGTTCCTGTAAAAATCGTTGGTACATCTAAAGGTGTTCTTGCGGGAGGTGTTTTACGTTTGAACCAACGTAAACTAAAAGTTAAAGCTTTACCTAAAAATCTTCCTGATTTTGTTGAAGCTGACATTACTCCACTTGAAATGGGTAACAAATTATACGTTACTAAAGTTGGTTCTCCGGAATACAAAATTATGCACCCGGACAACACTGTAGTTTGTCAGGTAAGAATCTCTCGTGCTGCTATGAAAGCTGCTCAAGAGGCTGCAAAAGCTGCAAAAGCTCCTGCAAAAGGAAAGAAAAAATAA
- a CDS encoding ribose-phosphate pyrophosphokinase, with amino-acid sequence MSHLEPEAKIFACSQSVYLAEKIAEQYGIPLGKVTMSKYSDGEFQPSYEESIRGLRVFIVCSTFPTADNLMELLLMIDAAKRASARHITAVMPYFGWARQDRKDKPRVPIGAKLVANLLDAAGATRVMTMDLHADQIQGFFEKPVDHLFASTIFLPYVESLKLENLTIASPDMGGSKRAYAYSKFLESDVVICYKQRKAANVIDTMELIGEVKGRNVILVDDMIDTGGTLAKAADLMIEKGALSVRAICTHAILSGEAYEKIENSKLSELIVTDSIPLKRESKKIKVVSCAPLFAEVMHMVHHNNSISGKFIM; translated from the coding sequence ATGTCGCACCTAGAACCAGAAGCTAAAATTTTTGCTTGTTCACAAAGTGTCTATCTTGCAGAAAAAATTGCAGAACAGTACGGAATTCCGTTAGGGAAAGTAACGATGTCGAAGTATAGTGATGGAGAATTTCAGCCATCGTATGAAGAATCAATAAGAGGATTACGTGTTTTTATCGTGTGTTCAACTTTTCCAACTGCTGATAATTTGATGGAATTGTTACTCATGATTGATGCAGCAAAACGTGCATCAGCAAGACACATTACAGCTGTCATGCCTTATTTTGGTTGGGCAAGACAAGACAGAAAAGACAAACCAAGAGTTCCGATTGGAGCAAAATTAGTAGCTAATTTATTAGATGCTGCCGGAGCGACAAGAGTAATGACAATGGATTTGCACGCAGATCAGATCCAGGGGTTTTTCGAAAAACCGGTAGATCATTTATTTGCATCTACAATCTTTTTACCGTACGTAGAAAGTTTAAAGTTAGAAAATCTAACTATTGCATCTCCGGATATGGGAGGTTCAAAAAGAGCATATGCTTACTCTAAGTTTTTAGAATCAGATGTAGTAATCTGTTACAAACAAAGAAAAGCAGCCAACGTTATCGACACTATGGAACTAATTGGTGAAGTAAAAGGCCGTAACGTAATATTAGTAGACGACATGATCGATACTGGCGGAACATTAGCTAAAGCTGCAGATTTAATGATCGAAAAAGGAGCATTAAGCGTTAGAGCAATTTGTACACACGCCATTTTATCAGGTGAGGCCTACGAAAAAATTGAAAACTCTAAATTAAGTGAGTTAATCGTTACCGATTCTATTCCTTTAAAGAGAGAATCAAAGAAAATAAAAGTCGTGAGTTGTGCACCTCTTTTTGCTGAAGTTATGCACATGGTGCACCACAACAATTCCATCAGTGGAAAATTCATCATGTAA
- a CDS encoding SRPBCC domain-containing protein gives MEKIEHINYIKAPVAEVYKVLTTQEGLAAVWTEELVVEPEVGFVNEFGFGDEDVTKMKVIELSPDKRILWECVGSDPEWIGTGISFDLTEKNSVTAVVLKHFDWRELTEFYRWCNYNWAMFLLSLKSYCEEGEGTPYQKRKF, from the coding sequence ATGGAAAAAATAGAACATATCAATTATATTAAAGCGCCTGTTGCGGAAGTTTATAAGGTGTTGACGACGCAGGAAGGTCTGGCTGCTGTCTGGACAGAAGAGTTAGTTGTCGAGCCGGAAGTAGGTTTTGTAAATGAGTTTGGTTTCGGGGATGAGGATGTGACAAAAATGAAGGTGATAGAACTGTCTCCTGATAAAAGGATATTGTGGGAGTGTGTGGGTTCAGATCCGGAATGGATAGGAACGGGTATTTCGTTTGATTTGACGGAGAAGAATAGTGTGACGGCAGTTGTTCTGAAGCATTTTGACTGGCGAGAGCTGACGGAGTTTTATCGTTGGTGTAATTACAACTGGGCGATGTTTCTTTTGAGTCTTAAAAGTTATTGTGAAGAGGGTGAGGGTACGCCTTATCAAAAGCGAAAGTTTTAG
- the rseP gene encoding RIP metalloprotease RseP, producing MDIVIKLSQFLLSLSLLIILHELGHFIPAKLFKTRVEKFYLFFDVKYSLLKKKIGETEYGIGWLPLGGYVKISGMIDESMDKEQMALPPQPWEFRSKPAWQRLIIMLGGVTVNFILAFIIYIGMAFAYGDTYVANADLKDGVLVEHPVMLKAGFKTGDKFLAVDGQKIENFDNDINMKIIMAKEVLIERNGQQQTIKMPTDFVDQLSKQEKAPLVDMRIPFAVASITEESGNTALKPKDLIVSLNGQDARYYDQVKSILVENKGKTIPAVVLRDLKKVPVTVKVSAAGKLGVGVGGLNIESLEKLGYYKVSTKNYTFLESIPVGLTKGKDQLVGYGKQLKMIFNPETKAYKQVGGFAAIFNIFPSSWSWETFWSITALLSIMLGVMNLLPIPALDGGHVMFLLYEIISGRKPSDKFLENAQMVGFVLLIALLLFANGNDIYKAIVK from the coding sequence ATGGATATAGTTATCAAACTCTCTCAATTTCTATTGAGTTTATCTTTACTTATTATTCTTCATGAATTAGGGCATTTTATTCCCGCTAAATTATTTAAAACCAGAGTCGAAAAATTCTACTTATTTTTTGATGTTAAATATTCTCTATTAAAAAAGAAAATTGGCGAAACTGAATACGGAATCGGTTGGTTACCACTTGGAGGTTATGTAAAGATCTCGGGAATGATCGACGAAAGCATGGACAAAGAACAAATGGCTTTGCCTCCGCAACCTTGGGAATTCCGTTCTAAACCGGCATGGCAGCGTTTAATTATTATGCTGGGCGGTGTTACGGTAAACTTTATCCTGGCCTTTATTATTTATATTGGAATGGCATTTGCTTATGGTGATACCTATGTAGCCAATGCAGATCTGAAAGATGGTGTTTTGGTTGAACATCCTGTAATGCTAAAAGCAGGGTTTAAAACCGGAGATAAATTCCTGGCTGTTGACGGACAAAAAATCGAAAATTTCGATAATGATATCAACATGAAAATTATCATGGCTAAAGAAGTCCTAATCGAAAGAAATGGACAGCAACAAACGATCAAAATGCCAACTGACTTTGTAGATCAGTTGTCAAAGCAGGAAAAAGCTCCACTTGTAGATATGAGAATTCCTTTTGCCGTAGCAAGCATTACAGAAGAATCCGGAAATACAGCCTTAAAACCAAAAGATTTAATTGTTAGTCTTAATGGTCAGGATGCAAGATATTACGATCAGGTAAAATCTATTTTAGTAGAAAACAAAGGCAAAACGATTCCTGCAGTTGTTTTACGTGATCTGAAAAAAGTACCCGTTACCGTTAAAGTATCGGCAGCCGGAAAATTGGGTGTTGGCGTTGGTGGTTTAAATATCGAATCCTTAGAAAAATTAGGATACTATAAAGTGAGTACCAAAAACTACACTTTCTTAGAATCAATTCCGGTTGGACTTACAAAAGGTAAAGATCAATTAGTAGGTTACGGAAAACAGCTTAAAATGATTTTCAATCCTGAAACGAAAGCTTACAAACAAGTGGGTGGTTTTGCGGCTATTTTCAACATTTTTCCAAGTAGCTGGAGCTGGGAAACCTTCTGGTCGATCACTGCTTTATTATCAATTATGCTTGGAGTAATGAATTTATTGCCAATTCCTGCTCTTGATGGTGGTCATGTAATGTTTTTATTATACGAAATAATCAGTGGCAGAAAACCGAGCGATAAATTCCTTGAAAATGCCCAAATGGTTGGTTTCGTTTTACTTATAGCACTGCTTTTATTTGCTAATGGGAACGACATTTATAAGGCAATTGTGAAATAG
- a CDS encoding NADH:flavin oxidoreductase/NADH oxidase — MTSLLFTPLTIKKITLKNRIVISPMCQYSAVDGFANDWHLVHLGSRASGGVGLIIQEATAVSPEARISPSDLGLWKDEHIEKLKTINQFIVSQNAIPGIQLAHAGRKASVSVPWEGNKKLDIGQGGWQTVSASAIPYHDAEPFLPEALDKKGIQKVISDFKAATKRAVKAGFQVMEIHGAHGYLLHQFLSPLTNVRNDEYGGSFENRIRLTLEIVEAVQSEWPSDLPLFVRISATDWAEGGWDPEESVKLSIILKEKGVDLIDTSSGGLVSHQQIPLQPNYQVPFAAKIKKEASILTGAVGLITEAKQAEEILKNGQADVILFARESLRNPNLPLDFAKELNDDIQWPKQYERAKL; from the coding sequence ATGACCTCATTATTATTTACTCCCTTAACCATAAAAAAGATCACTTTAAAAAACAGAATTGTTATCTCGCCTATGTGTCAGTATTCGGCCGTTGATGGATTTGCAAACGATTGGCATTTGGTTCATCTGGGCAGTCGTGCCAGTGGCGGGGTAGGTTTAATCATTCAGGAAGCCACAGCAGTTTCTCCTGAGGCAAGAATTTCTCCTTCCGATTTAGGTTTGTGGAAAGACGAACATATTGAAAAATTAAAAACAATCAACCAATTTATTGTTTCTCAAAATGCTATACCCGGGATTCAATTGGCACATGCCGGACGAAAAGCAAGTGTCTCTGTTCCTTGGGAGGGTAATAAAAAATTAGATATTGGACAAGGTGGATGGCAGACTGTTTCGGCAAGTGCGATTCCGTATCATGATGCTGAGCCTTTTCTTCCGGAAGCATTAGATAAAAAAGGCATTCAAAAAGTAATTTCAGATTTTAAAGCCGCAACAAAAAGAGCTGTTAAAGCAGGTTTTCAGGTTATGGAAATTCATGGAGCACACGGCTATTTGCTGCATCAGTTTTTATCGCCTTTAACAAACGTCAGAAATGATGAATATGGTGGAAGTTTCGAAAACAGAATTCGCCTTACCTTAGAAATTGTTGAAGCCGTACAATCAGAGTGGCCGTCTGATTTGCCTTTGTTCGTTCGAATTTCGGCTACTGATTGGGCAGAAGGAGGATGGGATCCGGAAGAATCCGTAAAACTTTCCATAATCTTAAAAGAGAAAGGGGTGGATTTAATTGATACTTCGTCAGGCGGATTAGTTTCGCATCAGCAAATTCCTTTGCAGCCCAACTATCAGGTTCCTTTCGCTGCCAAAATTAAAAAAGAAGCTTCTATTTTAACGGGGGCGGTCGGTTTAATAACAGAAGCTAAACAAGCCGAAGAAATTTTGAAGAACGGTCAGGCCGATGTGATTTTATTCGCCAGAGAATCGCTCAGAAATCCGAATTTGCCTTTAGATTTTGCTAAAGAATTAAATGACGATATTCAGTGGCCAAAACAATACGAAAGAGCGAAACTTTAA
- a CDS encoding Gfo/Idh/MocA family oxidoreductase: MQKIKTALLSYGMSGKVFHAPFLNIHPGFELLGAWERSKKLIQEDYPAVKSYASLEDLLADDVDLVIVNTPVGTHYEYAKQVLLSGKHAVVEKAFTTTVAEAQELAAIAKEKGLKLAVFQNRRWDSDFKTVQKIINDGVLGDLVEAEFHFDRYNPLLSPKAHKETLNDGAGILKDLGPHLIDQAVCLFGSPNAVFGDIRYTRAATLVDDWIDLLLIYENFRVRLKAGFFVREANPAYAIHGKKGSFLKPRGDVQEDDLKLGKKPNLEFWGTESETLQGLLHTEIKGEVIREKIPTLQGNYFSFFDGVYEAIVKDEKEPVTAQDGVKVMQIIEAAIASNAQKKVINL; the protein is encoded by the coding sequence ATGCAAAAAATAAAAACAGCACTACTATCATACGGAATGTCGGGGAAGGTGTTCCATGCTCCATTTTTAAATATACACCCGGGGTTTGAGTTATTAGGGGCCTGGGAAAGAAGTAAAAAACTCATTCAGGAAGATTATCCGGCGGTAAAAAGTTATGCTTCGCTCGAGGATTTATTGGCTGATGATGTCGATTTGGTGATCGTAAATACGCCAGTGGGAACGCATTATGAATATGCGAAACAAGTGCTTTTAAGTGGTAAACATGCCGTAGTCGAAAAAGCGTTTACCACGACAGTAGCCGAAGCTCAGGAACTGGCTGCAATAGCAAAAGAAAAAGGATTAAAATTAGCCGTTTTTCAAAACAGAAGATGGGACAGTGATTTCAAAACAGTTCAAAAAATAATTAATGACGGAGTTTTAGGCGATCTGGTTGAAGCCGAGTTTCATTTTGACAGATACAATCCGTTATTAAGTCCTAAAGCACATAAAGAAACTTTAAATGATGGTGCAGGAATCCTGAAAGATTTGGGGCCGCATTTAATCGATCAGGCCGTTTGTTTGTTCGGTTCTCCAAATGCAGTTTTTGGAGATATTCGTTATACCAGAGCAGCTACTTTGGTGGATGACTGGATCGATTTACTGCTGATTTACGAAAATTTCAGAGTCCGTTTAAAAGCCGGTTTTTTTGTGAGAGAAGCCAATCCCGCTTATGCGATTCACGGTAAAAAAGGATCATTTTTAAAACCTCGTGGAGACGTTCAGGAAGATGATTTAAAATTAGGTAAAAAACCAAATCTGGAATTCTGGGGAACAGAATCAGAAACCTTACAAGGGCTTTTACACACTGAAATTAAGGGAGAAGTAATCAGGGAAAAAATCCCAACGCTTCAGGGGAATTATTTTTCCTTTTTTGATGGAGTTTATGAGGCTATTGTAAAGGATGAAAAAGAACCGGTTACAGCACAGGACGGAGTAAAAGTAATGCAGATTATCGAAGCAGCAATCGCAAGCAATGCACAGAAAAAAGTAATTAACTTGTAG
- a CDS encoding MFS transporter gives MIDFNPLALFQTKGKIKKAYREAKISYLNRIRFAVGMFYFGMGLSFATWASRIPDIKTALHLTEGDLGSILFALPMGQLLIMPFSGKMVTKFGSHRILILSLIMYVLCLTNLGLATSALQLSLGLFLFGLFGNLANIAVNTQGVYTEVLFKKTIMSSFHGMWSFAGFTGALVGLGMLALKLSPLHHFLIVAGIVLIMIAFNFKFLIKAKEKIKAKSEKKKLFVKPDSTLIWLGVIGFCSMASEGVMFDWSGVYFKDIVKAPGPLVILGYTSFMIMMASGRFLGDGLINKFGRERVMQISGVMISAGLFTAVFLPYLIPCTIAFMAVGLGVATIVPTVYSLAGKNPTVPPGEALTIVSSVSFLGFLMGPPVIGHIAETFGLQFSFAFIGIFGVLIAFMVSKIRIAS, from the coding sequence TTGATCGACTTCAATCCATTAGCATTATTCCAAACCAAAGGAAAAATTAAGAAAGCTTACAGAGAAGCTAAAATCTCCTATTTGAACCGAATTCGTTTTGCAGTTGGGATGTTTTATTTTGGAATGGGTTTAAGTTTTGCGACCTGGGCAAGCAGGATTCCTGACATTAAAACAGCATTGCATTTAACCGAAGGTGATCTTGGTTCTATTCTTTTTGCTTTGCCGATGGGGCAATTATTAATTATGCCATTTTCAGGTAAGATGGTTACAAAATTTGGCAGTCATCGAATTTTGATTCTTTCTTTAATCATGTATGTTTTGTGTCTGACTAATTTAGGTTTGGCTACTTCAGCCTTACAATTGTCATTAGGATTATTTTTGTTCGGATTGTTTGGAAATCTGGCTAATATTGCAGTCAATACACAAGGTGTTTATACGGAAGTTCTTTTTAAAAAAACAATCATGTCGTCTTTTCACGGCATGTGGAGTTTTGCCGGATTTACCGGAGCTTTAGTAGGGTTGGGAATGCTGGCTTTAAAGTTAAGTCCTCTTCATCACTTCCTGATCGTGGCAGGAATTGTATTAATAATGATTGCTTTTAACTTTAAGTTTTTAATTAAAGCCAAAGAAAAAATCAAAGCTAAGAGCGAGAAAAAGAAACTATTTGTAAAACCGGACAGCACTTTAATCTGGCTTGGAGTGATTGGATTTTGCAGCATGGCAAGCGAAGGCGTAATGTTTGACTGGAGCGGAGTATACTTTAAAGATATCGTAAAAGCACCTGGCCCGTTGGTGATTTTAGGATACACCTCCTTTATGATTATGATGGCAAGCGGACGTTTTCTGGGAGATGGTCTGATCAATAAATTTGGACGTGAACGCGTCATGCAAATTAGCGGAGTGATGATTTCTGCCGGACTTTTTACAGCCGTTTTTCTTCCTTATCTGATACCTTGTACTATCGCTTTTATGGCAGTTGGTTTAGGAGTTGCCACTATCGTTCCTACCGTTTATAGTCTGGCAGGGAAAAATCCGACAGTGCCACCCGGAGAAGCTTTAACTATTGTTTCGAGTGTAAGTTTTCTGGGGTTTTTAATGGGACCACCGGTTATCGGACATATAGCTGAAACTTTCGGGCTTCAGTTTTCATTCGCTTTTATTGGAATTTTCGGAGTCCTGATTGCTTTTATGGTCTCCAAAATTAGAATAGCCTCTTAG
- a CDS encoding carboxypeptidase-like regulatory domain-containing protein, with protein sequence MTKKGTLLFVLLPISLLFAQEHTTFSGTIVDSKTLNPLENIVLNIQNSSITQLTDAKGKFELHSAIKGDQLLWIHSQGYKDLLLKIQSNPGQKVELGILPLEYNYSEETPAALITLLDSDFSDDNSSSEMTSGLLQSSRDAFMQASAFNWGQARFRVRGLDSENGVMMLNGMVMNKIYDGRPQWSNWGGLNNVLRNQEFSVGAAASNYTFGGVLGTQQINTRASLYRKNSQLSFSGSNTIYNWRAIATYASGMNASGWAYVLSAGKRWSDEGYFEGTNFDAESFFISVEKKLNDKHSLNFTGFYTPNSRGKNSANTNEVIQLTSEKYNSYWGFQNGKKRNARVKRVEEPVLMLNHYYKINEKTNLNSGLMYQFGQVGNSTIDYQNAASPDPVYYQKLPSYYTSIYGKDKGEFSGDFTPDYISAEKAKTNFLENRQINWAELYRANQKPILNSDGTINGFEPAQSHYVLYEDRTDDKTFGANSNLNVQVTENTAFDGGIAFRKLKSHQFQYLLDLLGGQYFEDIDEFYQGNPAQSDLQNPNRQVKEGDVYGYNYNLLATTIDAFTQFKFSYKKIDFYLGQYYSVSNYQREGLYQNGIYPTSSLGKSKDVNFENFGFKGGLTYKISGKQWMFLNGMHLSRAPSIRNTFLNSRLNNSIVDGIENESISSAEGNYVFRSPNFKIRSTFYYLLIKNTTRTSFFFAEGIFDQGAAYNNTDAFVSQTLTHLDKKNWGMEFSLEWQISSTLKATSSVAYGNYVYSSNPNVSITNDANVAEGGTQTTFDFGKSYLKNYKQPGMPQQAYSIGLEYRDPKFWWLGANINYLSDTYIDVSPIARTNRFYVNAVNGHVFPEATEERTAALLKQEKFDPISLLNIAGGKSWRIAHKYIGAFWSVNNVLNVMYKTGGFEQARNANFRALNQDVSSGTPSFGSKYYYGYGRTYFVNLTMSL encoded by the coding sequence ATGACAAAAAAAGGAACGTTATTATTTGTTTTATTGCCTATTAGTCTTCTGTTTGCACAAGAACACACCACTTTTTCAGGAACTATAGTTGACTCAAAGACTCTAAATCCATTGGAAAATATTGTGTTAAACATTCAAAATTCTTCCATAACACAATTAACTGATGCAAAGGGAAAGTTTGAATTACACTCTGCTATAAAGGGAGACCAATTATTATGGATACACAGTCAGGGCTATAAAGATCTTCTCTTAAAAATACAATCAAACCCGGGGCAAAAGGTTGAACTGGGTATTTTACCGTTAGAATATAATTATTCAGAAGAGACACCGGCAGCACTAATCACTTTGTTAGACAGCGATTTTTCAGATGATAACAGTTCATCGGAAATGACTTCGGGTCTTTTGCAATCTTCAAGAGATGCTTTTATGCAGGCTTCAGCTTTCAATTGGGGGCAGGCCCGATTTAGGGTTCGGGGTCTGGACAGTGAAAATGGCGTAATGATGCTTAACGGTATGGTCATGAATAAAATTTACGACGGAAGACCACAATGGAGCAATTGGGGAGGCTTGAACAATGTATTGCGAAATCAGGAATTTTCAGTTGGGGCTGCCGCTTCAAATTATACTTTCGGAGGAGTTTTAGGAACCCAGCAAATAAATACACGTGCTTCATTGTACAGAAAAAACAGTCAGCTTTCTTTTTCAGGAAGCAATACGATCTACAATTGGCGGGCTATTGCGACTTATGCCTCCGGAATGAATGCTTCCGGTTGGGCTTATGTACTTTCAGCAGGAAAACGCTGGTCGGATGAAGGTTATTTTGAAGGAACAAATTTCGATGCAGAATCTTTTTTTATTAGTGTAGAAAAGAAACTGAACGATAAGCATTCATTGAACTTTACAGGATTTTATACGCCAAATTCAAGAGGAAAAAATTCAGCAAATACAAATGAAGTTATCCAATTAACCAGTGAGAAATACAATTCTTATTGGGGATTTCAAAATGGGAAAAAGAGAAATGCGAGAGTAAAAAGAGTCGAAGAACCGGTATTGATGCTAAATCATTATTACAAAATAAATGAGAAAACAAATCTGAATTCCGGTCTAATGTATCAATTCGGTCAGGTAGGAAACAGTACTATTGACTATCAAAATGCTGCGAGTCCCGATCCGGTGTATTATCAAAAACTGCCCAGTTATTATACCTCAATCTATGGAAAAGACAAAGGGGAGTTTTCAGGAGATTTCACCCCCGATTATATAAGTGCTGAAAAAGCAAAAACAAATTTTCTCGAAAACCGTCAGATCAATTGGGCTGAATTATATCGTGCCAATCAGAAACCAATTTTAAATTCTGATGGAACAATTAATGGATTTGAGCCTGCACAAAGTCACTATGTTTTATATGAAGACCGGACAGATGATAAAACTTTTGGTGCAAATTCAAACTTAAATGTACAGGTAACAGAGAATACTGCTTTTGATGGAGGAATTGCTTTTAGAAAATTAAAATCACATCAGTTTCAATATCTTTTAGATTTGCTGGGAGGGCAATATTTTGAAGACATTGATGAGTTTTATCAAGGTAATCCCGCACAGTCTGATTTACAAAACCCGAATCGTCAGGTAAAAGAAGGAGATGTTTATGGTTACAATTACAATCTTCTAGCAACTACAATTGATGCTTTCACACAGTTTAAATTCAGTTATAAAAAAATAGATTTTTATTTAGGTCAGTATTATTCGGTTTCCAATTACCAGAGAGAAGGATTGTATCAGAACGGAATTTATCCAACATCATCACTAGGAAAAAGCAAAGATGTAAATTTTGAAAATTTTGGTTTTAAAGGTGGCCTGACCTATAAAATTTCAGGAAAACAATGGATGTTTCTTAACGGAATGCATCTAAGCAGAGCACCATCCATACGAAATACATTTTTAAATTCCAGACTGAATAATTCGATAGTCGACGGAATTGAAAATGAAAGTATAAGCAGCGCAGAAGGAAACTATGTTTTTCGTTCTCCTAATTTTAAAATTCGCTCTACATTTTATTATTTATTGATTAAAAATACAACCCGAACTTCCTTTTTCTTCGCTGAAGGAATTTTTGATCAGGGTGCCGCTTACAACAATACAGATGCATTTGTTAGTCAGACTTTGACTCATCTGGATAAGAAAAATTGGGGTATGGAATTTAGTCTTGAATGGCAAATTTCGTCTACGTTAAAAGCAACTTCATCTGTGGCGTATGGTAATTATGTCTACAGCAGTAATCCTAATGTATCAATAACTAACGATGCAAATGTGGCAGAAGGCGGTACTCAGACCACTTTTGATTTTGGAAAATCATATCTTAAAAACTACAAACAGCCGGGTATGCCTCAACAAGCATATTCCATTGGATTAGAATACAGAGATCCTAAATTTTGGTGGCTGGGAGCGAATATTAATTATTTGTCTGACACTTATATTGATGTTTCGCCAATTGCTAGAACCAATCGGTTTTATGTAAACGCTGTGAATGGTCACGTCTTCCCGGAAGCGACTGAAGAACGGACAGCTGCTTTGCTCAAACAGGAAAAATTTGATCCCATTTCATTATTAAATATTGCAGGAGGGAAGTCCTGGCGTATCGCTCACAAGTATATAGGTGCTTTCTGGAGTGTTAATAATGTTCTGAATGTTATGTACAAAACTGGTGGTTTCGAACAAGCCCGAAATGCCAATTTTAGAGCTCTCAATCAGGATGTTTCCAGCGGAACACCCTCATTTGGTTCTAAATATTATTATGGATATGGAAGAACTTATTTTGTGAACCTTACCATGAGTTTGTAA